The nucleotide window ATATCTCCCCCGGTTACCCTTGTTCGTATGGTGGATGCGCGCctgcagaagagaagaagtcaTGCTGAAGCCAACGCTCGAATGAGCTTGGCTGGCGGTGTGGTGGCCTTGCCGGATTGGGGAAAGATATCCTCGGATGATAAGAGAGTTTGCAGGCAATGCAGCGTCTATCAATCCCGCTGGCTGTTATCTCAAACCCCCAGCTTCTGGCTGGAGTTCATTCTCGCATCGCATTAACCCTTCTGGCAACCCACCCAGCGCCCTTCTTCATTGGTGCGCTTGCACCTTGCGCATCATCTGCATAGCTACTAGttccatcctctctctctctctctctcttacttcgtatatatcatatatcatATCCCCCGGCATCCCGGGACTATCTCCGCCATGGTGGTAGCACAGACTTGTTTCCGACCACCGTGATACCATTTTCAGTCATCATGTTTTCTGAATCGCTTCATTTTGGCCAATCTCCCATCTACGATATTGCCCTGATCAGTGCAGTAACCAGTATCGGCGTCTGGCTCATCACCCGAGCGTTCCACTGGTGGACGACAACATCCAAGCCAAACGTCCCCCGATCATCCACCCCAGATCTCGAGAAGAAGTCGGTCGCAGTTACCAGGGAACCGGGAGGTGAGCTACCTCCAGCAACCCCCATAGACGTGCTCATATAGCTGATGCCAGTAATGTAGAATGGATCCCATCGGACTTTAAACGGCCTCCAGCATCACCGTATCCCGACTGGGATGTACACACGACCAAGCCCATTCCCTATCGACCATTCCGATATGGACCGTAAGTGGTCCGCCAAGTGCACATCTACAGCCAGCAATCAATCTGACCATCCACAGCAAGTACTTCGTCACGATGGGTCTACGCAGCATGAACTGGGACGAATGGATTGGTGAGACCGATCCCCCAATCCCACACCATACACCTTCACATACTAACCCATCTCACACTAGAACTCGACAACCACTACCTCAAATACCACGCCGACAAGGCCCGTCGCATCGCAGAACGCGGCGACAAATGCTGCAAAACCGCCCCGGAAGCATGGGACGCAGCCATCGAGCTCCTCGAAGAGCTAACCTCCTACCTCCCCGAACGCTACCCAACCATGTTCCAAAGAACCCCAACAGGCCTAACCAACCTCGTCACCCACGAAACCTTCAACATAACCCAGCGGCCCCTCCCCGAAGACCCCATGACCATCGCCGCACGCCTCATCCAAGACGACCTCGCCATCATGATCGAACGACCCGACGGCGAATACTACCTCCTAGCAGGCGCCGTCCTCCTCGCCGGATTCTGGCGCCTCTCCGACAAATACGGCATGCGACTCTCCGAAATCCACACCTCGGGCTCCGTCCCGCAATACACAGAGAAACTCGAAAAGGGAATGATGAATTTCTTCCGGCGCTTGAAACCAGAAGACCCTGTTCTCCGCAACAACTACTTCATCCAAGTCGATGACAGCTTACCCTGGTCGCATAGTATCGGCTCCGAGGACGCGAAGGAGGTGTCGTGGAGCACGGCgcagaagaacaaggccaTTGAGAATCATTGGTTCCGGTCTGAGAGGCAGAGTCTAAGACGGTTGCCGAAGTCGGGAGGCGTGGTGTTTACGATTCGGACGTATTTTGAACCCATTACGAAgattgtggaggaggaatatgTTCCGGGGAGGTTGGCTTCTGCGGTGAGGAGTTGGGGGGATGATGTGGCGGTTTATAAGGGACGGGAGAGGTATGGGGATGTGTTGTTGGAGTTTTTGGATAGGAAGCATCAGGAACAGCTCGATAGGGGGTTGAGAGTCgagttggaggatgaggtgaggaAGTATCCTCTTTGAGTTATTGATGATGTCTGTATTTCTGGTTCTTGTCGATATCCTTGATATACTTACTATCCGTGAGCATATAACATTCATTCAATCTTCATCAGCATTGTCTCTGAGACTGTTATATTCTGTATTTATATGGAAGTAGTCTATTCCCCTATCCATAacgccaaccaaccaaccaacacgCCTAAAGATCAGACACACATATAgcactagtagtatatactaaTCAAACACCAACCTCcacacccccctcaaccttactcttcctccccatcctcctatTCGCAAACAaccactccctctccttcctccactcACAATCATCCCTAAAATCACAGATCCGACACTTCCACGCCTCCATGACCTCCACACCGCGCGGATCCCTCTCCCCGCGCCACCAATGCATCTGATCCGCCACATACGACGACATGGACGTCGGATCGAAGAGGAACGACCTACTCCCGAGCACCCGGGGCGGTTGGAGGTCCGCACTCGGCTTCGAGGAGATATATCGTGCCGTAAGTAGTGGAGAGAGAATGGTGGGGTAGGGGTCTAGACTGCGGGGTTGGAATtcggaggggatggagggggatgctgttggcggggaggggaggaaggtgagaCGGAGGTGGGATTTCATGAGGGTCCAGAGAGTGGTGAGGGTATtgtgggtggagaggatggtggtggagtcTTCGCTGGAGGACTGCGAGGAAGAGTGTGAGTTGGGTTGGGAttgagaagaggggaggtgACGCTGGGGATGCTCGATGGCGTCTTGTGGAGTGGGGATATAGTCGGGGTCGAATTCTTGGGATGACATGGCGTCGAAGAATTGGTCGTTCAGACCGCCGACTTCGTTGATGAAGGCGTCGGTGAAGGGGCGGTTCGGGTCCAGGTTGTATCGCGAggcgaggaggtcgatgGTTACATCGTCGCTGAGGACGAGGCGGTTGAGCATGTGGTAGTagagttggagttggagaagagtaGGTCGGAATGAGGAGCTCTTGACGGTTGGGACGGAGCCGCTGCCGCGTGTTTTGACGTCGGTGAGGTAGATCCGGGGCTGGTGGGGGAAGTTATCGGTttcctggctgctgctggccaggTTCATGTC belongs to Aspergillus luchuensis IFO 4308 DNA, chromosome 3, nearly complete sequence and includes:
- a CDS encoding heme-dependent oxidative N-demethylase family protein (COG:S;~EggNog:ENOG410PFBI;~InterPro:IPR021848;~PFAM:PF11927;~TransMembrane:2 (i12-37o221-237i)); amino-acid sequence: MFSESLHFGQSPIYDIALISAVTSIGVWLITRAFHWWTTTSKPNVPRSSTPDLEKKSVAVTREPGEWIPSDFKRPPASPYPDWDVHTTKPIPYRPFRYGPKYFVTMGLRSMNWDEWIELDNHYLKYHADKARRIAERGDKCCKTAPEAWDAAIELLEELTSYLPERYPTMFQRTPTGLTNLVTHETFNITQRPLPEDPMTIAARLIQDDLAIMIERPDGEYYLLAGAVLLAGFWRLSDKYGMRLSEIHTSGSVPQYTEKLEKGMMNFFRRLKPEDPVLRNNYFIQVDDSLPWSHSIGSEDAKEVSWSTAQKNKAIENHWFRSERQSLRRLPKSGGVVFTIRTYFEPITKIVEEEYVPGRLASAVRSWGDDVAVYKGRERYGDVLLEFLDRKHQEQLDRGLRVELEDEVRKYPL